One Alkalinema sp. FACHB-956 genomic region harbors:
- a CDS encoding tetratricopeptide repeat protein yields the protein MDSAYIDSLLQNLKHEEETVRESATQELWRIWFEQKGMIGYQALQRAQVLLQAGEFNQAENILTQLITNMPDFAEAWNRRAVLYFTQQRYYQAISDCQQVIQLNSSHFGALHGLGLCYVALEDYRRAIHAFQQALTVHPYSLENQRMLLECTVKLT from the coding sequence ATGGATAGTGCTTACATTGATTCTCTTCTGCAAAACTTGAAACATGAAGAAGAAACCGTAAGAGAATCTGCGACGCAAGAGTTGTGGCGAATTTGGTTTGAGCAGAAAGGTATGATTGGCTATCAAGCGTTGCAGCGTGCTCAGGTGCTGCTCCAAGCGGGTGAGTTCAATCAAGCGGAGAATATTTTGACGCAGTTGATTACTAACATGCCCGATTTCGCAGAAGCTTGGAATCGCCGAGCAGTTTTGTACTTTACGCAACAACGGTATTACCAAGCAATTTCAGACTGTCAGCAAGTAATTCAGTTAAATTCCAGCCATTTTGGTGCGCTCCATGGCTTGGGACTCTGTTATGTTGCGTTGGAAGACTATAGAAGAGCGATCCATGCTTTTCAGCAAGCCCTGACGGTTCATCCCTATTCCCTAGAAAATCAGCGAATGCTCTTGGAATGTACGGTTAAATTAACCTAA
- a CDS encoding PrsW family glutamic-type intramembrane protease produces the protein MTGDDHLPLPLLRQMHATGAHQERQPLYPIDSAESITIGRDPRCQIVIDSSLYGTVSRYHAEIRPTAAEPGVVPSWWICDLNSSNGTYVNGHRVVGCQTLHPGDRIILGQQGPEFRFEYPATQLSEPVSHRGSVHPAANLPVAAIEAPSSPNSGASLKSNAVTLTQLFPIFSTGLEITQKAYVLPALVTIAAVVTLFVTVGRPLAFNFVLANYLAFAAYFVVYRLCGKTKSWVILFGTAVLTIGILRSPILPLFTVIFRNILPGQVPAAGESIGFFSLLTRMFFGAGLMEELIKALPLILLCLIGYPRSNSWRDRFGIREPLDGILLGAASAIGFTLLETLGQYVPAIVEYTATQANGDISQLQGLHLLIPRLLGSISGHVAYSGYLGYAIGLSILKPDRAWLTLGIGYLTAAGLHALWNTLGTVNPLGLVLVGLLSYAWLGAAILKARALSPTRSNNFATRLKAPSE, from the coding sequence ATGACTGGCGATGACCATCTCCCACTCCCATTGCTCAGGCAGATGCATGCCACTGGTGCCCACCAGGAACGCCAACCTCTCTATCCCATTGATTCTGCTGAGTCCATTACGATCGGTCGGGATCCAAGGTGTCAAATTGTAATTGATTCCTCTCTGTATGGAACCGTCTCGCGGTACCATGCGGAAATTCGGCCCACCGCTGCTGAGCCTGGCGTGGTGCCGAGTTGGTGGATTTGTGATCTCAACAGTTCCAATGGAACCTATGTCAACGGCCACCGTGTTGTGGGCTGCCAAACTCTACATCCTGGAGATCGCATTATCCTAGGGCAGCAGGGGCCAGAATTTCGATTTGAATATCCTGCTACTCAACTATCGGAGCCCGTCTCCCATCGAGGATCCGTTCACCCAGCAGCTAATTTGCCCGTTGCCGCGATCGAAGCTCCGTCCAGTCCCAACTCCGGTGCCTCCCTCAAGAGTAATGCTGTCACGCTAACCCAGCTCTTCCCAATTTTCTCTACAGGGCTAGAAATTACTCAAAAAGCCTATGTCTTGCCCGCCTTAGTCACGATCGCAGCGGTTGTCACCCTGTTTGTCACCGTGGGCCGACCCCTGGCCTTCAACTTTGTGTTGGCCAATTATTTAGCTTTTGCAGCCTATTTTGTCGTCTATCGGCTCTGTGGCAAAACCAAATCCTGGGTGATTTTATTTGGCACGGCTGTATTGACGATCGGGATTCTGCGAAGCCCAATTCTGCCATTGTTCACCGTCATTTTCCGGAACATCTTACCGGGACAGGTACCAGCAGCGGGAGAATCCATTGGCTTCTTCAGTTTGTTAACCCGTATGTTCTTTGGGGCGGGGTTAATGGAAGAGTTGATTAAGGCCCTTCCCCTGATCCTGCTGTGTCTGATTGGCTATCCCCGATCGAACAGTTGGCGCGATCGTTTTGGCATTCGAGAACCCTTGGATGGCATTTTGCTGGGGGCGGCCTCGGCGATCGGATTTACGCTCCTTGAAACCCTTGGGCAATATGTTCCTGCGATCGTTGAATACACTGCCACGCAAGCCAATGGTGATATCAGTCAGCTTCAAGGGTTACACCTACTGATTCCCCGGCTTTTGGGTTCCATTTCTGGCCATGTGGCCTACAGTGGATATCTGGGATATGCGATCGGTCTCAGTATCCTCAAACCCGATCGGGCCTGGTTAACTTTAGGGATTGGGTATCTCACCGCCGCAGGGCTACATGCGCTATGGAATACCTTGGGAACGGTGAATCCCTTGGGCCTTGTACTGGTGGGTCTACTGTCCTACGCTTGGTTAGGAGCCGCCATTCTGAAGGCCCGCGCTCTGTCTCCTACCCGTTCAAACAACTTTGCAACTCGTTTAAAAGCACCTTCGGAATAA
- a CDS encoding M23 family metallopeptidase codes for MVKFLGVQTKIHGQAIVRGGIQLLCGLWMLWWAIGLSGTPAMAQNAQTEIDTLQQQRQQVEQQRQQIQQRHDQIKTLEGITQKDLSGLNQKLKVTTQKLQATQANLEQLQGTLKNLESELAQVEEQYRARQQAIVARLQFLQRQPHRQGLAILLQSQTISDFLSQRYRLKRLYEADRKALVALKQQTDQLEQRRNQVEAQKNQIAVVTQQLLAQKNETQAQADYQKQMITRLKNDRRALEAAIGQLDRDSEAITRYIRQYQGKDFGGIIVRGNGQMSYPIDAPITSYFGWRIHPILGYEKFHAGIDFGADEGTVIRAAAAGVVIYAGWYGGYGNTVIINHGNGITSLYAHTQGFYPQEGQVVQKGEPIAIVGSTGLSTGPHLHFEVRQNGEPIDPAYYL; via the coding sequence ATGGTGAAGTTCCTGGGAGTTCAGACAAAGATCCACGGTCAGGCAATTGTGCGTGGAGGCATCCAACTATTGTGTGGGTTGTGGATGCTTTGGTGGGCGATCGGGCTGTCTGGTACACCGGCCATGGCCCAAAATGCCCAGACAGAGATCGATACACTACAACAGCAGCGCCAGCAAGTGGAACAGCAGCGCCAGCAAATCCAACAGCGGCATGACCAAATTAAAACCCTTGAAGGCATTACCCAGAAGGATCTCTCCGGGCTAAATCAAAAACTGAAGGTAACAACGCAAAAATTGCAGGCGACCCAGGCGAATCTTGAGCAATTGCAGGGGACCCTCAAAAATTTGGAATCCGAGTTGGCGCAGGTGGAGGAGCAGTATCGTGCTCGCCAGCAGGCGATCGTGGCACGGCTGCAATTTCTGCAACGGCAGCCCCATCGCCAAGGTTTGGCGATTCTGTTGCAAAGTCAGACGATCAGCGATTTTCTGAGTCAGCGTTATCGTCTGAAACGGCTCTATGAGGCCGATCGCAAGGCCCTGGTAGCTCTTAAGCAACAAACGGATCAACTGGAACAGCGGCGCAACCAAGTGGAGGCCCAGAAAAATCAAATTGCCGTCGTAACGCAGCAACTGTTGGCGCAAAAGAATGAAACCCAAGCGCAAGCAGACTACCAAAAGCAGATGATTACTCGCCTGAAGAACGATCGACGGGCACTCGAAGCGGCAATTGGCCAACTCGATCGGGATTCTGAGGCCATCACCCGCTACATTCGCCAGTACCAGGGCAAGGACTTCGGCGGAATTATTGTGCGGGGCAATGGTCAGATGAGTTATCCCATCGATGCACCCATTACCAGCTATTTTGGCTGGCGGATACATCCCATTTTGGGCTACGAAAAATTCCATGCAGGCATTGATTTTGGAGCCGATGAGGGAACTGTGATTCGCGCAGCCGCAGCCGGGGTGGTGATCTATGCCGGATGGTACGGAGGCTATGGCAATACGGTGATTATTAACCATGGCAATGGCATTACAAGCCTCTATGCCCACACCCAGGGGTTTTATCCCCAAGAGGGACAAGTAGTCCAAAAGGGGGAACCGATCGCGATCGTCGGCTCGACTGGGCTTTCAACGGGGCCGCACCTCCATTTTGAAGTGCGTCAAAACGGAGAACCGATCGATCCTGCCTACTATCTCTAA
- the grxC gene encoding glutaredoxin 3 produces MLFNFLTGQTSDQVRAIVEMYTWQTCPYCIRAKLLLRWKGVPFTEYKIDGDGAARVKMAERADGRRTVPQIFINGQGIGGCDDLYALDRSGQLDQLLQATAE; encoded by the coding sequence ATGCTATTCAATTTCTTGACCGGCCAGACCTCTGACCAAGTTCGCGCGATCGTAGAAATGTACACCTGGCAAACCTGCCCCTACTGCATTCGGGCTAAATTATTGCTGCGGTGGAAAGGGGTTCCTTTTACCGAATATAAAATTGATGGGGATGGGGCTGCCCGCGTCAAAATGGCCGAGCGAGCTGATGGGCGGCGTACAGTCCCTCAAATTTTCATTAATGGCCAAGGAATCGGCGGCTGTGACGATCTGTATGCCTTAGATCGATCGGGGCAGTTGGATCAGTTGCTCCAAGCGACAGCAGAATAG
- a CDS encoding tetratricopeptide repeat protein, giving the protein MLDTGRVPLTGQSLTWFRQGLDCVAAGDFDKAVAHFNQVIRVRSDYWEAWYERGLALEEVGCFAEAIRSYEQALTYEPSQDARVEIWLHRGNAFQYGLGDYDSALACYDRVIQQRPTYASAWHHRGNALLYGAKKPEVALSSYQAAIDLDPNNAVTWRNRGNAWVELKDFAQAIESYDFALELHPDDPLTRQARTLAVQQCGLTVRPPTTKPVWYGAGYTEETLVDGEETTFEEYLVPPALEVPLLQPRLVVEDEQGEWEIALTQDYYTIGRDLKNEICLRSQYASRFHAVLHRIERPGGQTGYQITDGGLEGKPSTNGILVNGRRISGAHLQNGDTIIFGPKTRAIYRS; this is encoded by the coding sequence ATGCTTGACACGGGTCGTGTTCCACTGACAGGTCAGTCTCTCACGTGGTTTCGTCAGGGATTAGATTGTGTGGCTGCCGGTGACTTTGATAAGGCAGTGGCCCATTTTAATCAGGTGATTCGAGTTCGCTCTGACTATTGGGAAGCCTGGTATGAGCGAGGTTTAGCACTTGAGGAAGTGGGGTGTTTTGCCGAAGCTATTCGCAGCTATGAGCAAGCCCTGACCTATGAACCCTCCCAGGATGCCAGGGTGGAAATTTGGCTGCATCGGGGGAATGCGTTCCAATACGGGTTAGGGGACTATGACTCGGCACTCGCTTGCTACGATCGGGTGATCCAGCAGCGGCCTACCTACGCTTCGGCTTGGCACCATCGAGGAAATGCCTTGCTCTATGGGGCGAAAAAGCCGGAAGTGGCCCTGAGCAGTTATCAAGCGGCGATCGATCTGGATCCGAATAATGCGGTCACTTGGCGCAATCGAGGAAATGCCTGGGTCGAACTGAAGGATTTTGCGCAGGCGATCGAGAGTTATGACTTTGCCTTGGAGTTGCATCCAGATGATCCCCTGACCCGCCAAGCCAGAACCCTGGCGGTGCAGCAATGTGGTTTGACGGTGCGACCTCCCACCACCAAGCCGGTGTGGTATGGGGCCGGCTATACCGAAGAAACCTTGGTGGACGGTGAAGAAACAACATTTGAAGAATATTTGGTGCCCCCTGCTTTGGAGGTGCCACTGTTACAGCCTCGGCTGGTTGTGGAAGATGAGCAAGGGGAGTGGGAAATTGCTCTAACCCAGGACTATTACACGATCGGTCGGGATCTCAAGAACGAAATTTGCCTGAGATCGCAGTATGCATCACGCTTCCATGCAGTGCTGCATCGAATCGAACGCCCCGGTGGCCAAACTGGTTATCAAATTACCGATGGGGGCTTAGAGGGAAAACCCAGTACGAACGGCATTTTAGTCAACGGTCGGAGAATTTCTGGGGCCCACCTTCAGAATGGTGACACGATTATTTTTGGCCCTAAAACTCGGGCGATCTATCGATCGTAA
- the def gene encoding peptide deformylase, with the protein MSTTSTIAVEKVKLKKPPLEVHHLGDRVLRQPAKRVAKVDEEVRDIARKMLQTMYSENGIGLAAPQVGIHKQIIVVDIEPDDPKQPPMVLINPAIKRVSQDVCREQEGCLSVPGVYMDVDRPEAIEVTFKDEFGRLQTLQTDGLLARVIQHEIDHLNGVLFVDRVDNQLVLGQELTKKGFSAKAVKPVA; encoded by the coding sequence ATGAGTACCACATCCACGATCGCTGTCGAAAAAGTTAAGCTCAAAAAACCCCCCTTAGAAGTTCACCATTTGGGCGATCGGGTGCTGCGTCAGCCCGCTAAACGAGTCGCTAAGGTGGATGAAGAAGTGCGGGACATTGCACGCAAGATGCTGCAAACCATGTATAGCGAAAATGGGATTGGCCTTGCAGCGCCCCAAGTAGGCATTCACAAGCAAATCATTGTGGTGGATATTGAACCCGATGATCCTAAGCAACCTCCGATGGTGCTGATCAACCCCGCAATTAAGCGGGTCAGCCAAGATGTCTGCCGCGAGCAAGAAGGATGCCTGAGCGTTCCCGGTGTTTACATGGACGTGGATCGGCCTGAAGCGATCGAAGTGACCTTTAAAGATGAGTTTGGTCGATTACAAACTTTGCAAACTGACGGGTTATTGGCACGGGTGATCCAGCACGAGATTGACCACTTAAATGGCGTGCTGTTTGTCGATCGCGTTGATAATCAACTAGTTCTGGGCCAAGAGTTAACGAAAAAAGGATTTTCAGCCAAAGCGGTAAAGCCAGTTGCTTAA
- the psb29 gene encoding photosystem II biogenesis protein Psp29, protein MNTVRTVSDAKRTFYSLHTRPVNSIYRRIVEELMVEMHLLTVNVEFHYDPIYALGVVTSFDRFMQGYRPEQDVDSIFTAICKAVDGNPQQYRQDADRLINALGGTSWDGLVGLTEGGEALASLQQIASHSKFKYSRLFAIGLYTLLEKLDAEAIKDSEKLQAALTKLGTSLNVVADKLQKDLELYRSNLEKVSQAQAAMAEFVEAERKKREQREQEKAAKASGAAEVSQDSGSETSSQES, encoded by the coding sequence GTGAATACTGTCCGTACCGTTTCCGATGCCAAGCGCACGTTTTATAGTCTCCACACCCGTCCGGTGAATTCAATTTACCGTCGTATTGTGGAAGAACTGATGGTGGAAATGCATCTTCTGACCGTCAACGTTGAGTTTCACTATGATCCCATCTATGCGCTCGGTGTGGTAACGTCCTTCGATCGGTTCATGCAAGGTTATCGACCCGAACAGGATGTGGACTCGATTTTCACTGCCATTTGTAAAGCGGTCGATGGAAATCCCCAACAATATCGCCAGGACGCCGATCGCTTGATCAATGCATTGGGGGGCACTTCCTGGGATGGCTTGGTTGGCTTAACAGAAGGTGGAGAAGCCCTCGCCTCCCTGCAACAGATTGCTTCCCACTCGAAATTTAAATACAGTCGTCTCTTTGCGATCGGGCTGTATACCCTACTTGAAAAACTGGATGCTGAAGCTATCAAAGATAGCGAGAAACTACAAGCAGCCTTGACAAAGTTGGGCACTAGCTTAAATGTGGTAGCAGACAAGTTACAAAAAGACTTGGAACTCTACCGTAGCAACCTAGAGAAAGTGAGCCAAGCTCAAGCAGCTATGGCCGAGTTCGTAGAAGCCGAACGCAAGAAGCGGGAACAACGGGAACAGGAAAAAGCAGCCAAGGCCAGTGGAGCGGCTGAAGTGTCCCAGGACTCAGGATCCGAAACCTCTTCCCAGGAATCCTAG